One genomic region from Argentina anserina chromosome 2, drPotAnse1.1, whole genome shotgun sequence encodes:
- the LOC126784786 gene encoding uncharacterized protein LOC126784786 produces MLREIPELPLKLEWVNARDCVSLERFSRLSNILERKECKMICRMDLSNCHRLYSNLAHDVAKKKNIIHNEVESLCSLFLIYQQYGFRVVFSGSEVPKWFHCKQDVKDMNFSWQYATSFGFFAVGNYEFYFKILQNLNWFNTGLAFCGVVAYTQNTIGSSFLTARVRINEDIIEHQIQLHSTEIESDEVWLHYTLFSTIFLNGGYSWPHLWDQVFAAPVNCRVSLEYCSRSHMRFKSFGVHLVTPHHEDTVSVEEVHEDVGTSAGIMNEHNDDGNVGNIEDLKDEGFFLKNDEEHHLEPPEILERGRPANFGTHFRDKYHLRSDIKYLNSKTKGARV; encoded by the exons ATGCTTCGAGAAATTCCAGAACTTCCACTTAAGTTGGAGTGGGTCAATGCTAGGGACTGTGTATCACTAGAAAGATTTTCAAGGTTATCAAACATCTTGGAACGGAAAGAGTGCAAAATGATTTGTCGAATGGACTTGTCCAACTGTCATAGACTGTATAGCAATCTGGCTCATGACGtggcaaagaagaaaaatatcaTACATAATGAGGTGGAGTCTCTGTGCTCTTTGTTTCTCATTTATCAGCAGTATGGATTCAGAGTTGTGTTTTCAGGAAGTGAAGTTCCCAAGTGGTTCCACTGTAAACAAGATGTGAAGGATATGAACTTCTCATGGCAATACGCTACCTCATTTGGATTCTTTGCTGTTGGgaattatgaattttattttaaaatccTTCAAAATCTCAACTGGTTTAACACAGGATTGGCTTTCTGTGGTGTTGTTGCTTACACACAGAATACAATTGGTAGTAGTTTCCTGACAGCTAGGGTTCGCATCAATGAGGACATTATTGAGCATCAGATTCAACTTCATTCAACAGAGATAGAGTCAGATGAAGTGTGGTTGCACTACACCCTCTTCTCTACAATATTTCTCAATGGTGGATATTCTTGGCCACATTTATGGGATCAGGTGTTTGCTGCACCTGTGAACTGTCGAGTTAGTCTTGAATATTGCAGCAGAAGTCATATGCGCTTCAAAAGCTTTGGAGTCCACCTAGTAACACCACATCATGAAGACACAGTCTCTGTAGAGGAAGTCCATGAAGATGTCGGTACATCTGCAGGCATCATGAATGAACATAATGATGATGGCAATGTTGGCAATATTGAAGACTTAAAAGATGAGGGTTTCTTCTTGAAAAATGATGAAGAACATCATTTGGAACCTCCTGAAATCCTCGAAAGAGGAAGACCTGCCAATTTTGGTACTCATTTCAGAGATAAATATCATCTCAG GTCTGATATAAAATACTTGAACAGTAAAACAAAGGGAGCAAGGGTATGA